The Desulfolucanica intricata nucleotide sequence GCCCGGAAAACCCAGTTGGAGGCCGCCCGTACTTATGCTACCTTTGAATTGTGGATGACTGCGGCTTTAATCTACTTGGCCATGACATTTACCTTCTCCCGCTTGGTGGATAAATTGGAGAGGAGGTTGAAAACCGGTGATTAGTGTGAAAAATCTTTATAAAAATTTTGGCAGGCTGGAAGTACTGAAGGATGTCAGCTGTAAAGTAAAAGAGCGGGAAGTAGTGGTAGTTATCGGCCCGTCCGGTTCCGGAAAAAGCACCTTTTTGCGCTGCTTAAACAGGCTTGAAGAGCCTACCGGCGGAAATATTATTATAGACGGGCATAATATAACTGACCCTAAAACTGATATTAACTACGTACGCCAGGAAGTTGGCATGGTTTTTCAGCGCTTTAACTTGTTTCCCCATAAAACTGTACTGCAAAACATTACTCTTGCCCCGGTAAAGGTACGTAAACTTTCAGAAGCAGAGGCGGAGAAAACCGCCAGGGAACTGCTGAAAAAGGTTGGGCTTTCCGATAAGGCTGATGTATATCCGGAACAGCTTTCCGGAGGGCAACAGCAGCGTGTGGCTATTGCCCGTGCCCTGGCTATGAATCCAAAAGTAATGCTTTTTGATGAACCTACCTCTGCACTGGACCCGGAGATGGTAGGTGAGGTGCTTGCGGTGATGAAAGACCTGGCCAGGGAAGGTATGACTATGGTAGTGGTAACTCACGAAATGGGTTTTGCCCGTGAAGTGGGTGACCGGGTAATTTTTATGGATGAAGGAAGACTTATTGAAGAAGGTACACCGGAACAAATTTTTAATAACCCACAAAACGGGCGTACTAAGTTATTTTTAAGTAAAATCTTATAACTAATAATTCATTCCCCGGGAATACTAATTAAAACTATAAAATTAGATTTCTAGGGGGATGAAAACAATGTCTGGCCGAATTGACCGGGAATTACAGCAAACGGTGGAAAGCGTTCTTAATAATGATAAAAATTTAAAGGGCTACGGCTTGCAAGCCTATGTAAATAATGGGGAAGTTGAAGTAACCGGGATTGTTGACAGTTTATCAGAAAAAGAACACGTTAATAGGGTTCTTTCTAAATTAAACGGGGTAAGAAGAGTAAATAACGGGGTATCAATCAGTACTGACGGTGCAATAGATGATGAGGACGTTGAATTTGAGGTGGCTGAGGAGCTTAATGCCGACCCGGCGGTAAACTTAAAACATGTCGGGGCTAAAAGTGTGCGCGGTACTGTTTTTCTACAAGGCCATATTACTGATCAAGAAGAGAAAAAAGCCGCAATTAAGGCGGCTTCTAAAGCCCGTGGTGTAACCAATGTAGTAAGCCGGCTAAAGTTAGAAGATAAAAATGATCTAAGCTTAAAGGAACTGTTTCACAGTCAGGTGAATAATGACAGGGAAAACCCCGAGAAAGAAGATTTTATTGTAGAGTAAGTGTAAAAACCCTTGCACCGAAAATAGGTACAAGGGTTTTTACACTTACCCTTTACGGTTATTTAAAACTGATTTATCATTAGTAGTAATATTGTTAGGTGCAGTTTTCATAATATCTCTGCTGAGATACTCACCCGAAGGCAAGAGCTCTTCAGAAAATTCGCCAGTAATCATTTCACCCTTCACGGTTAACCTTTGAGGCCGCAGTTCGGAGGCGGAAAACTTTCTTTTAAGTTTTTTTACTTTCAAGCTAATACCCCCTTACTTATGATATCTTATTTTTCCTCCGGACAAATATTTTAATCTGTGCGAGTGCTGTAAAAAAAGGTTTATTACGGTAAAGTTGTGTAAAATGAAGGTTTAGAGTAAGATATATTATCATAAAATAGGTTTAAATCTGTTATGGGGTGATCATTTGGAAACAGTATTAATTAAGTACCTGGGTAGGCACGTTAATGAAGAAGTGCAAATTCAGGGTTGGTTATTTAATAAACGTTCCTCAGGAAAAATCAGATTTATTATTATCCGTGACGGAAGCGGTCAAGTACAGGGAACCCTGGTAAAAAGTGAAACGGATCCGGAACTTTTTGAGCTGGCCGGTGCAGTTGCTCAAGAATCTTCCATCCGGGTAAAAGGAATTGTCAGAGAAGAGCCGAGGGCTCCCAGTGGTTATGAGCTGACTGTAACCGGGCTGGAAATTGTAAGTCCGGCCAAGGATTACCCGATTACCCTTAAAGAACACGGAGTTGAATTCCTTGCTGATCGACGCCATCTCTGGATTCGCGGCCCGCGGCAGGCCTCCGTTTTACGTATTCGCTCAGAAATAGAGCAGGCTATTAGAGATTTCTTTTACGAAAGGGATTTTATCTTAGCTGATACGCCGATTATTACTACTCTTGCGGCTGAGGGAACAACTACTCTTTTTGAGATCGACTACCATGGAGAAAAGGCTTATCTTGCACAAACCGGGCAGCTTTACAGTGAGGCGACTGCCATGGCTCTGGGGCGGGTTTACAACTTTGGGCCGGTTTTTCGAGCCGAAAAATCTAAAACCAGAAGGCACCTTTTAGAATTCTGGATGGTTGAAGCAGAGATGGCCTACTGCGATCATGAGCAAAATTTAAAACTTCAGGAAGAATTGGTTTATTATATTATTCAAAGAGTACTAAAGAAAAATTGGCTGGAATTAAAGACCCTTAAGCGAGATGTTAATAAGTTGGAAGCTGTTAAACTACCTTTTCCCAGGATAAGTTACAGTGAGGCTGTTAAGTTCTTGCAGGAACAGGGGGAAGATTTTAAA carries:
- a CDS encoding amino acid ABC transporter ATP-binding protein produces the protein MISVKNLYKNFGRLEVLKDVSCKVKEREVVVVIGPSGSGKSTFLRCLNRLEEPTGGNIIIDGHNITDPKTDINYVRQEVGMVFQRFNLFPHKTVLQNITLAPVKVRKLSEAEAEKTARELLKKVGLSDKADVYPEQLSGGQQQRVAIARALAMNPKVMLFDEPTSALDPEMVGEVLAVMKDLAREGMTMVVVTHEMGFAREVGDRVIFMDEGRLIEEGTPEQIFNNPQNGRTKLFLSKIL
- a CDS encoding BON domain-containing protein translates to MSGRIDRELQQTVESVLNNDKNLKGYGLQAYVNNGEVEVTGIVDSLSEKEHVNRVLSKLNGVRRVNNGVSISTDGAIDDEDVEFEVAEELNADPAVNLKHVGAKSVRGTVFLQGHITDQEEKKAAIKAASKARGVTNVVSRLKLEDKNDLSLKELFHSQVNNDRENPEKEDFIVE
- the asnS gene encoding asparagine--tRNA ligase — its product is METVLIKYLGRHVNEEVQIQGWLFNKRSSGKIRFIIIRDGSGQVQGTLVKSETDPELFELAGAVAQESSIRVKGIVREEPRAPSGYELTVTGLEIVSPAKDYPITLKEHGVEFLADRRHLWIRGPRQASVLRIRSEIEQAIRDFFYERDFILADTPIITTLAAEGTTTLFEIDYHGEKAYLAQTGQLYSEATAMALGRVYNFGPVFRAEKSKTRRHLLEFWMVEAEMAYCDHEQNLKLQEELVYYIIQRVLKKNWLELKTLKRDVNKLEAVKLPFPRISYSEAVKFLQEQGEDFKWGDDFGAPHETILSNKYESPVFVHRYPAEIKAFYMKPDPEDPKVVLGADLLAPEGYGEIIGGGQRIDDPELLQQRLKEHNLPEEEFQWYLDLRRYGSVPHAGFGLGIERTVAWICGLEHVREAIPFPRMLYRLRP